The genomic region GGCCGGGCAGCGCCACGATCTCGCGGATGCGTCGGGATCCGTCGTGCTCCATCCCGATCTGCACCACCAGGTCGATCGATGCTGCGACGGTAGGCACGACGAACAGACGTCTTGGGTAGATAGCGACGGAGGCGCATTTCCAGCGTACCGCGCGGTGATGTCGCTGCGCAGATCAGGGCGGGGCAGGGGGCGAGCGCCCTGATCTGCGTGCGTAGTCGTTGGGAGACGGCCGCTCGCAGAACGATTGGAGTCGGCGATCAAGGGACGCGATTGCCTGCCTGCGCCCGGCGAGTCGGAAGACGAGGTCATCGCCCTCAGTTGGCTCTCAACCGCTATGCGTCTTGGTTTGCGGTTAGACGACGGGGAGTTCGCCGCCGTCGATGCTCAAATTCACCCCGCTGACCCACTGAGCTCGGTCCGATGCGAGGAACGCAACTGCCTCGGCGATGTCCCGCGGGTCTCCGGGCCGACCGAGCGGAATGTTGGCGGTGATCTCGGCCAACGGGACGCCTGCTGCGTCGGCGAAATCCTGGCGGATAGCGTCCGCGCCCGGAGTCAGCACGTTGCCGGGAGAGACCGTGGTGACGCGAATCCCGGCGGGGGCGAGTTCGAATGCGAGCGCTTTGCTGTAGGCGTTGAGGGCGGCCTTCGCAGCGCCGTAGTGGGCCATCGGCGGCGTAGGAGTGAGCGCCGTCATGGATGAGATGTTGACGATCGCGCTGCCCGCCCCGGCCTCATGGAGCGCAGGCAGCAGCGCGTTGGTCACCCGCACCGCGGACATGAAG from Nakamurella sp. A5-74 harbors:
- a CDS encoding SDR family oxidoreductase, with protein sequence MFRTLAPADRTEFAGKRAIVTGGSRGIGAAVVQRLLDGGANVVATARTATDETPKSATFIAGDISTLAGAQEFASAALAELGGADIVINNAGAARTHLGGITSIPDEEWLDALALNFMSAVRVTNALLPALHEAGAGSAIVNISSMTALTPTPPMAHYGAAKAALNAYSKALAFELAPAGIRVTTVSPGNVLTPGADAIRQDFADAAGVPLAEITANIPLGRPGDPRDIAEAVAFLASDRAQWVSGVNLSIDGGELPVV